A window of Streptomyces sp. DG1A-41 contains these coding sequences:
- a CDS encoding caspase family protein, which produces MSRFDPRGKANRALLVGVSEYDHTAPDPQGVNGQLPAVRHNRMLLEDALHQGNVFGAGEVRALASPTPDEFTGALRRACREARGLLLLYFAGHAVTSTSGSELHLQMRTARVLTGDGLPGSVSFSQVLGELVESRAEQVVVILDCCYAGNAAGIWHRFDDPKRKKDKILLLMSVQPNRCILGGDADVPTPFTRELAHVLDEGGEVWLSKLYSTVKQRMAEANYKAEDNDPQRPQALAPPGTRTRTCCWRRAR; this is translated from the coding sequence GTGAGCCGCTTCGACCCGCGCGGCAAGGCGAACCGGGCGCTGCTGGTCGGCGTGTCCGAGTACGACCACACGGCGCCGGATCCTCAGGGCGTCAACGGCCAGCTCCCCGCCGTGCGGCACAACCGGATGCTGCTCGAGGACGCGCTGCACCAGGGCAATGTGTTCGGTGCGGGCGAGGTGAGGGCCCTGGCCTCGCCGACCCCGGACGAGTTCACAGGGGCGCTGCGCCGCGCCTGCCGTGAGGCCAGAGGGCTGCTGCTGCTCTACTTCGCCGGGCACGCCGTCACCTCCACCTCCGGCAGCGAGCTGCACCTCCAGATGCGCACCGCGCGGGTGCTCACGGGCGATGGGCTGCCCGGCTCGGTCAGTTTCAGCCAGGTGCTGGGCGAGCTCGTCGAGAGCCGCGCCGAGCAGGTCGTGGTGATCCTCGACTGCTGCTACGCGGGCAACGCCGCGGGAATCTGGCACCGCTTCGACGATCCGAAGCGGAAGAAGGACAAAATCCTGCTGCTGATGAGCGTGCAGCCCAACCGCTGCATCCTGGGCGGGGACGCCGACGTCCCGACGCCGTTCACCCGTGAACTCGCGCACGTCCTGGACGAGGGCGGGGAGGTGTGGCTCTCCAAGCTGTATTCCACGGTGAAGCAGCGGATGGCCGAGGCGAACTACAAGGCGGAGGACAACGACCCGCAGCGGCCGCAGGCGCTGGCTCCCCCTGGGACTCGGACGCGGACGTGCTGCTGGCGGCGGGCCCGGTGA
- a CDS encoding ATP-binding protein, whose amino-acid sequence MNHATAHEGSGLGTRYGTGFTLGEHSARHLRRILRVHLTAWEMAELCDPACLALTELVANVVRHTPDRRAAVLMTRRTDGRGVRVEVTDTCPRPPLSTAVDELAEDGRGVLIVDAVTDRWGWTPLPDRPGKTVWFECDVSKEFDE is encoded by the coding sequence ATGAATCACGCAACTGCCCACGAAGGCAGCGGACTTGGCACCAGGTATGGCACCGGCTTCACCCTGGGTGAGCACTCCGCCCGGCATCTGCGCCGCATCCTCCGGGTCCATCTCACCGCCTGGGAGATGGCCGAACTGTGCGACCCGGCCTGCCTCGCCCTCACCGAGCTGGTCGCCAACGTCGTACGCCACACGCCCGACCGGCGCGCCGCGGTGCTGATGACGCGGCGGACGGACGGGCGTGGGGTGCGGGTGGAGGTCACGGACACGTGCCCGCGACCACCGCTGTCCACAGCTGTGGACGAACTCGCCGAGGACGGACGCGGCGTACTGATCGTCGACGCCGTCACGGACCGGTGGGGCTGGACTCCCCTGCCCGACCGGCCCGGCAAAACCGTTTGGTTCGAGTGTGATGTGAGCAAGGAATTCGACGAGTGA
- a CDS encoding substrate-binding domain-containing protein → MLLAAGPVITSLPDPPIPRWLLWLRSTFARARKAVERLGRTGLTVLLAVLVTGAGGYGVLVLAGGSGHCGPARELRLLTDPDLEPAMRAAADAYAASDANTTEDGCRRSGVTVYSAGAAGVVSALGKRTQAWQQPRDDDNPQRDIGPQPDVWIPATRADVRRVTAAQEDWVFARLEPDAEPFVYSPVVLALPEGLDDAVKPTGRKLSQLVTALEQAPGEAEVRRPDPEFADSALLATVGLYGGGADARGAELHITQSGLPEPSAVRLLCTLPDADAVDDRSAALVPEFLLRSGVGCHPATRAPRTAAYPTDVPGLEPTFVRVRWEDGERDADARDAEVNRFRSWLTGDEGRRVLGGQGFRSAQGERGLLDPESAPEGLIDEVRPAASADPLEMDRALERYGNAHGPGRVLFLLDSSGSMAGVWDGSSGGPGILKQTLTGLGGGTSTGCGRCTASTAARTPTSWASARTPAGRPSVPSTPPGCGTRKPIRPPPWRTPWRSCASAAAATSGRG, encoded by the coding sequence GTGCTGCTGGCGGCGGGCCCGGTGATCACGTCCCTGCCGGACCCCCCGATCCCCCGCTGGCTCCTCTGGCTCCGGAGCACGTTCGCCCGCGCCCGGAAGGCCGTCGAACGGCTCGGCCGTACGGGACTGACGGTTCTGCTGGCGGTGCTCGTCACCGGCGCCGGCGGCTACGGCGTCCTGGTCCTGGCCGGCGGCTCCGGCCACTGCGGCCCGGCACGGGAGCTGCGTCTCCTCACCGATCCCGATCTGGAACCGGCGATGCGGGCGGCCGCGGACGCCTACGCCGCCTCGGACGCCAACACCACGGAGGACGGCTGCCGGCGCAGCGGCGTGACCGTCTACAGCGCCGGTGCCGCGGGCGTGGTGAGCGCACTGGGCAAGCGGACCCAAGCCTGGCAGCAGCCGCGCGACGACGACAACCCGCAGCGGGACATCGGCCCGCAGCCGGACGTGTGGATCCCCGCCACCCGCGCGGACGTCCGCCGGGTCACCGCGGCCCAGGAGGACTGGGTCTTCGCCCGGCTGGAGCCGGATGCCGAGCCGTTCGTGTACTCGCCGGTCGTACTGGCCCTCCCGGAGGGTCTGGACGACGCCGTCAAGCCCACCGGACGGAAGCTGTCGCAGCTGGTCACCGCCCTCGAACAGGCGCCCGGCGAGGCCGAAGTACGCCGCCCCGACCCGGAGTTCGCCGACTCGGCGCTGCTGGCGACGGTGGGCCTGTACGGCGGTGGAGCCGACGCGCGCGGCGCGGAGCTGCACATCACGCAGTCCGGCCTGCCCGAGCCCTCGGCCGTCAGGCTGCTGTGCACGCTGCCCGACGCCGACGCCGTGGACGACCGCAGCGCGGCCCTGGTCCCCGAGTTCCTGCTGAGGAGCGGCGTCGGCTGCCACCCGGCCACACGCGCTCCGCGCACCGCCGCCTACCCCACCGACGTCCCCGGCCTGGAACCGACGTTCGTGCGGGTGCGCTGGGAGGACGGCGAGCGGGACGCCGACGCCCGGGACGCCGAGGTGAACCGCTTCCGCTCCTGGCTGACCGGAGACGAAGGCCGGAGGGTGCTCGGCGGGCAGGGCTTCAGGTCCGCGCAGGGCGAGCGAGGCCTGCTCGACCCGGAGTCGGCCCCCGAGGGGCTGATCGACGAGGTCCGGCCGGCGGCCTCCGCCGACCCGTTGGAGATGGACAGGGCGCTGGAGCGCTACGGCAACGCGCACGGCCCCGGCCGGGTCCTGTTCCTCCTCGACAGCTCCGGCTCGATGGCCGGCGTGTGGGACGGATCCAGCGGCGGCCCCGGCATCCTCAAGCAGACCCTGACCGGGCTCGGCGGGGGGACGAGTACGGGGTGTGGGCGGTGCACGGCCTCGACGGCCGCACGCACACCGACCTCCTGGGCTTCGGCACGCACGCCCGCCGGGAGGCCGAGCGTGCCCTCGACGCCGCCCGGGTGCGGGACGCGGAAGCCGATCCGTCCGCCGCCCTGGAGGACGCCCTGGCGTTCATGCGCGAGCGCGGCGGCGGCGACGAGCGGCCGCGGCTGA
- a CDS encoding extracellular solute-binding protein — MTRRPAAAALSLLSLLTFTACTGGDAQEQPQSAAPSHRIVVASGQDVTGKNGIRQQLIDAWNAREGATGYRARLVELPGSADQQRSQLLGALQSGSAEYDVVNLDVTWIPEFADAGLIRPLTDSAVKDPEDLIKSVDSTSFWDGKRYAVPFNSDAGLLYYRKDHLVKASASRTDLGDDVTWDELRELLGALDDAGIEDHEALWTTQLAAYEGRTVNAIEAFASAVPDFRLTDGDGEYAATQEQLTAGVTELRERTASPYLLEGASESREAESLSAFAEGRTTFLRHWPYVYPTLHETFKGDLGVARLPGKAVLGGQNLAVTSSTSEQRAAKAAELIAFLTDPDSERCLLRAGFAATRTSAYQEDGTAPDCRHAPAYTEGPSASPGGESTARLVPDRMANGTSYSRDILLPALREAVHRPRTPLYGAVTHILTTELDALYGPPRGPGGSRPGDAEVAKSLDEALRRVLPG; from the coding sequence ATGACCCGACGCCCGGCGGCCGCCGCGCTGTCCCTGCTGTCGCTGCTGACGTTCACGGCCTGCACCGGCGGTGACGCACAGGAGCAGCCGCAGAGCGCCGCCCCCTCCCACCGGATCGTGGTGGCCAGCGGCCAGGACGTCACCGGCAAGAACGGCATCCGCCAGCAGCTCATCGACGCCTGGAACGCAAGGGAGGGCGCAACCGGCTACCGGGCCCGCCTGGTGGAGCTGCCCGGCTCGGCCGACCAGCAGCGCAGCCAGCTGCTCGGCGCCCTCCAGTCCGGCAGCGCCGAGTACGACGTGGTGAACCTGGACGTGACGTGGATCCCGGAGTTCGCCGACGCCGGCCTGATCCGCCCGCTGACCGACTCGGCCGTCAAGGACCCCGAGGACCTCATCAAGTCCGTGGACAGCACGTCGTTCTGGGACGGCAAGCGGTACGCGGTCCCCTTCAACAGCGACGCGGGCCTGCTGTACTACCGCAAGGACCACCTGGTGAAGGCGAGTGCCTCCCGGACCGACCTCGGTGACGACGTCACCTGGGACGAACTCCGGGAACTGCTCGGCGCCCTCGACGACGCCGGGATCGAGGACCACGAGGCGCTGTGGACCACGCAGCTCGCCGCCTACGAGGGCCGTACCGTCAACGCGATCGAGGCCTTCGCCTCGGCCGTACCGGACTTCCGGCTGACCGACGGCGACGGCGAGTACGCCGCGACGCAGGAGCAGTTGACGGCGGGGGTGACCGAACTGCGGGAGCGCACGGCGTCGCCGTACCTCCTGGAGGGGGCCTCCGAGTCCCGCGAGGCAGAATCGCTGAGCGCCTTCGCCGAGGGCCGCACGACCTTCCTGCGGCACTGGCCGTACGTCTACCCGACCCTGCACGAGACCTTCAAGGGAGACCTCGGTGTGGCCCGGCTGCCCGGCAAGGCGGTGCTCGGCGGCCAGAACCTGGCCGTCACCTCGTCCACGTCCGAGCAGCGCGCCGCGAAAGCGGCCGAACTGATCGCGTTCCTCACCGACCCCGACAGCGAACGCTGCCTCCTGCGCGCCGGTTTCGCCGCGACCCGCACCTCGGCCTACCAGGAGGACGGCACCGCCCCCGACTGCCGGCACGCCCCCGCGTACACCGAGGGCCCCTCGGCGTCACCCGGCGGTGAGAGCACCGCCCGCTTGGTCCCCGACCGGATGGCCAACGGCACCAGCTACTCCCGCGACATCCTGCTCCCGGCCCTGCGCGAGGCGGTCCACCGCCCCCGCACACCCCTGTACGGAGCGGTGACCCACATCCTCACCACCGAACTCGACGCGCTGTACGGGCCGCCACGGGGGCCGGGCGGCAGCCGGCCGGGCGACGCGGAGGTGGCGAAAAGCCTTGACGAGGCGTTGAGGAGAGTTTTACCCGGTTGA